The Anolis carolinensis isolate JA03-04 chromosome 2, rAnoCar3.1.pri, whole genome shotgun sequence genome has a window encoding:
- the LOC103278114 gene encoding zinc finger protein 420 gives MEHAKSLRLKTILSRHQETHTEEKPYKCMKCGKNFSTSGSLRCHQRTHTGEKSYKCIECGKTFTTIEGLHFHQMTYTGEKPYICMECGKSFTRSDKLHDHQKTHTGEKPHTCMECGKNFTRIDKLRGHQKTHTGEKPHTCMECGKSFTQSDKLRYHLKTHTGEKPHTCMECGRTFSRSDNLRTHLRTHTGEKPYTCIDCGKSFTRSDKLRDHQKTHTGEKPHRSMECGKSFIRSDKLRDHQKTHTVEKPYKCRECGKSFTQNDKLHDHQKIHTGEKPYTFIECGKSFIRSDKLRDHQKTHTGKKPHTCIECGRTFSRSDNLRTHLRTHTGEKPYICIDCGKTFTRSDKLRDHQKSHTGKKPYTFTECGKSCTQSDKLRYHLKTHSGEKPHTCMECGRTFSRSDNLRTHLRTHTGKRPYKCVECGKSFSDSRYLCCHQRIHTGEKQWNV, from the coding sequence ATGGAACATGCAAAGAGCCTACGTCTGAAAACTATTCTTTCCAGACATCAAGAAACTCACACAGAggaaaaaccatataaatgcatgaaatgtggaaagaacttctcTACCAGTGGAAGTCTACGTTgccatcaaagaacccacacaggagaaaaaTCATATAAATGCATTGAATGTGGAAAGACCTTCACTACCATTGAAGGTCTCCATTTCCATCAAATGACctacacaggggagaaaccatatatatgcatggaatgtggaaagagtttcactcgGAGTGACAAGCTGCATgaccatcaaaagacccacacaggagagaagccacatacatgtatggaatgtggaaagaacttcactCGGATTGACAAGCTGCGTggccatcaaaagacccacacaggggagaagccacatacatgtatggaatgtggaaagagcttcactcagagtgacaagctgcgttaccatctaaagacccacacaggggagaagccacatacatgtaTGGAATGTGGGAGGACCTTCTCTCGGAGTGACAACCTACGTACACAtctaaggacccacacaggggagaaaccatatacatGCATAgactgtggaaagagcttcactcggaGTGACAAGCTGCGTgaccatcaaaagacccacacaggggagaagccacatagaagtatggaatgtggaaagagcttcatccGGAGTGACAAGCTGCGTgaccatcaaaagacccacacagtggagaaaccatataaatgtagagaatgtggaaagagcttcactcagaatgaCAAGCTGCATGACCATCAaaagatccacacaggggagaaaccatatacattcatagaatgtggaaagagcttcattcgGAGTGACAAGCTGCGTGACCATCAAAAAACCCACACAGggaagaagccacatacatgTATCGAATGTGGGAGGACCTTCTCTCGGAGTGACAACCTACGTACTCATCTaagaacccacacaggggagaaaccatatatatGCATAGACTGTGGAAAGACCTTCACTCGGAGTGACAAGCTGCGTGACCATCAAAAGTCCCACACAGGGAAGAAACCATATACATTcacagaatgtggaaagagctgcaCTCAGAGTGACAAgctgcgttaccatctaaagacCCActcaggggagaagccacatacatgtaTGGAATGTGGGAGGACCTTCTCTCGGAGTGACAACCTACGTACTCAtctaaggacccacacagggaaaAGGCCATACAAATGTGtagaatgtggaaaaagctttaGTGATAGTAGATATCTGTGTTGCCATCaaagaatccacacaggagagaagcaatGGAATGtgtag
- the LOC103278113 gene encoding zinc finger and SCAN domain-containing protein 30 encodes MEESDPMATESRGRLENGEREADSVQAAPMKNFPKRDVPLQVKKETEELWEAQLQTFLKTMDPPHSGANPPQFLEPMFEEDTKEFQTSINEITNQWPRREWASEHLLREASQPNGDLDSSMNMEKLVSEDAVSSEVRRQRFRLFCYEAVKGPREVCKQLWNLGHQWLKPKRCSKDQILEALILEQFLTVLPREMQSWVMERSPDFCSQAVGMAEDFLQRLEEPEKWGKEVKKETEEQCWEAQLQKFLKTMDPPHSGASPPQFLEPMFEEDTKEIQASINEITNQWPRREWPPRPPLWASDDLREASQPDGGLNSSMNMEKLVSEDAVSSEVRRQRFRQFCYEAVKGPREVCKQLWKLCHQWLKPERCSKDQILEVLILEQFLTVLPREMQNWVMEQSPENCSQAVGMAEDFLQRLEEPEKWVKEEPKMVLESFASTPKSEQEPHDPIQAQLSVEAKQEGDEESNFFDIGQVQGSEEESSHLQKDDQVAICEIFLQSLETELIPGSPPVPEVHWENHPVEVNKHEEGPDLHSNSFSKEIIHFNVNKEQINDKNFKDLNSQVEEAIEKPYKCFYCGKTSTCKTNFVAHERTHTGEKPYTCLDCGKCFNRKSTLVRHKRIHTGEKPYWCAECGSRFTARCNLINHERIHTGEKPYSCSDCGQSFSRRLQFVIHRRTHTGETPYKCTQCGKCFTRRSSLLIHERIHTNKPNTCTDCGKSFSQKRKLLKHRKIHTAERPYKCPSCDKRFLKRCDLRRHGKKHIVVVAQPVPELSEELEVGAIQLVIVPDLDFVMVPAPASASGPETPMQVELEETPVPGQPEWQLEPHSLKESRLGLPLPDGHSSVDSSGDKADELLDRKKAIDQQRREREGFRRSQRLLLRKNNEQTSHGKRP; translated from the exons ATGGAGGAGTCAGACCCCATGGCAACTGAATCCAGGGGTAGACTGGAGAATGGAGAAAGAGAAGCTGACTCTGTCCAGGCTGCGCCCATGAAGAACTTCCCGAAAAGAGATGTCCCACTGCAGGTCAAGAAGGAGACAGAGGAGTTATGGGAGGCCCAATTGCAGACGTTCCTGAAGACCATGGATCCCCCTCATTCAGGAGCGAATCCCCCACAATTCCTTGAACCCATGTTTGAAGAAGACACAAAGGAATTCCAAACCTCCATCAATGAAATAACCAACCAGTGGCCTAGAAGAGAGTGGGCTTCAGAACATCTTCTCAGGGAAGCTAGTCAACCCAATGGAGACCTAGATTCTTCCATGAATATGGAGAAGCTTGTGAGTGAGGATGCTGTTAGTTCAGAGGTTCGACGCCAACGCTTTCGGCTCTTCTGCTATGAGGCAGTCAAGGGTCCTCGCGAGGTGTGCAAGCAGCTCTGGAATCTTGGTCATCAGTGGCTGAAGCCCAAGAGATGCTCCAAGGACCAGATCCTGGAAGCCTTGATCCTGGAGCAGTTTCTGACCGTGCTGCCCAGGGAAATGCAGAGCTGGGTTATGGAACGGAGCCCTGATTTCTGCAGTCAGGCGGTGGGTATGGCTGAGGACTTCCTGCAGAGGCTGGAGGAGCCAGAAAAATGGGGGAAAGAG GTCAAGAAGGAGACAGAGGAGCAGTGCTGGGAAGCACAATTGCAGAAGTTCCTGAAGACCATGGATCCCCCTCATTCAGGAGCGAGTCCACCGCAATTCCTTGAACCCATGTTTGAAGAGGACACAAAGGAAATCCAAGCCTCCATCAATGAAATAACTAACCAGTGGCCTAGAAGAGAGTGGCCACCTAGGCCACCCTTGTGGGCTTCAGACGATCTTAGGGAAGCCAGTCAACCTGATGGAGGCCTAAATTCCTCCATGAATATGGAGAAGCTTGTGAGTGAGGATGCTGTTAGTTCAGAGGTTCGACGTCAACGCTTTCGGCAATTCTGCTATGAGGCAGTCAAGGGGCCCCGCGAGGTGTGCAAGCAGCTCTGGAAACTTTGTCATCAGTGGCTGAAGCCCGAGAGATGCTCCAAGGACCAGATCCTGGAAGTCTTGATCCTGGAGCAGTTTCTGACTGTGCTGCCCAGGGAAATGCAGAACTGGGTTATGGAACAGAGTCCTGAGAACTGCAGTCAGGCGGTGGGTATGGCTGAGGATTTCCTCCAGAGGCTGGAGGAGCCGGAAAAATGGGTGAAAGAG gAACCCAAGATGGTCCTAGAGTCTTTTGCCAGCACCCCAAAGTCAGAACAGGAGCCACATGATCCCATTCAGGCGCAGCTCTCTGTGGAAGCAAAGCAAGAGGGTGACGAAGAGTCCAATTTCTTTG ACATTGGGCAAGTGCAGGGAAGCGAAGAGGAGTCTTCTCATCTACAGAAAGATGACCAAGTGGCTATCTGTGAAATATTCTTACAGAGCCTTGAGACAGAGTTGATTCCTGGAAGTCCTCCAGTACCAGAAGTTCACTGGGAAAACCATCCTGTGGAAGTGAACAAGCATGAGGAAGGACCTGATTTACATAGCAATAGCTTTTCAAAGgaaataatccacttcaatgtcaATAAGGAACAAATTAATGACAAGAACTTCAAAGACCTGAACAGCCAGGTTGAGGAAGCGATTGAAAAACCATATAAGTGTTTCTACTGTGGTAAGACCTCCACATGTAAGACCAACTTTGTGGCCCACGAGAGAACCCACACCGGAGAGAAGCCGTACACATGCTTGGACTGTGGCAAGTGTTTCAACCGGAAGTCAACTCTTGTGAGGCACAAAAGGATCCACACCGGTGAAAAGCCATACTGGTGTGCCGAATGCGGGAGCCGTTTCACCGCCCGGTGCAACCTAATCAATCACGAGAGGATCCATACAGGTGAAAAGCCATACAGCTGCTCCGACTGTGGGCAGAGCTTCAGTCGGCGGCTACAGTTTGTCATACACAGGAGAACCCATACAGGAGAGACGCCGTATAAGTGCACCCAGTGTGGAAAATGCTTCACTCGGCGCTCTTCCCTCTTGATACACGAGAGAATCCACACAAACAAGCCAAACACGTGTACAGACTGTGGGAAAAGCTTTAGTCAGAAAAGAAAGCTTCTTAAACACAGGAAGATCCATACAGCAGAGAGACCGTATAAATGTCCATCGTGTGATAAAAGATTTCTAAAACGTTGTGATTTGCGCAGACATGGCAAGAAACACATagttgttgtagcccagcctgttCCTGAGCTATCAGAGGAGCTTGAGGTTGGGGCTATTCAGCTTGTGATTGTCCCTGATCTTGACTTTGTGATGGTTCCTGCACCTGCCTCTGCGTCTGGGCCTGAGACTCCTATGCAGGTAGAGTTGGAGGAAACTCCTGTCCCAGGCCAGCCAGAATGGCAGCTTGAACCTCATTCCTTGAAGGAGTCAAGGTtgggtttgcctttgccagatgggcattctagtgtGGATTCTAGTGGTGATAAAGCTGATGAGCtgcttgacagaaagaaagcgatTGATCAGCAGAGAAGAGAACGGGAGGGTTTTCGGCGCAGCCAGAGACTGTTACTGAGAAAGAATAACGAGCAGacttcccacggaaagaggccttga